The proteins below come from a single Triticum aestivum cultivar Chinese Spring unplaced genomic scaffold, IWGSC CS RefSeq v2.1 scaffold13231, whole genome shotgun sequence genomic window:
- the LOC123175386 gene encoding uncharacterized protein — translation MPENYYSLRPEIHVAAVILQFSPQPFPDRTRSPSAWSLSSSFLFERPAPPTPFPSAQLHAACASSPSPAVPLPPQRRRPLPCARYRRSLPLACPSASVKIRFSPSGSSICSGHAQSAAETTNTARQSYFCRSPARGCCCLSSGEELISCSRGYLAAFVMLIQHQHRSDYDVATAYAAAAAGWWRRAPTCSSIHSRTPPPSTPTSRHMMCTLGRPVRRTANETTPNVMSVLTFCNQATALLRSPPAAAKESAEEEQQQQHGHGRSRRQGRITGDSRAPPAGARGEAAVGAREEAATGAQGEAIGGARGRAGEQFWAEARILVAAHVWAAAAEQLGGNASLGDGRGSRRRRRRP, via the exons ATGCCagaaaattactactccctccgtcccgaaattcaTGTCGCAGCTGTTATTTTGCAATTTAGTCCTCAGCCTTTTCCCGACCGAACCCGAAGTCCCTCTGCGTGGTCGctctcttcctccttcctcttcgaACGGCCGGCACCACCGACGCCGTTCCCCTCCGCGCAGCTCCACGCTGCAtgcgcctcctccccctcccccgcagTTCCTCTCCCTCCCCAGCGCCGGCGCCCTCTCCCTTGCGCACGTTACCGGCGCTCTCTTCCTCTCGCATGTCCCTCCGCATCGGTAAAAATCCGATTTTCCCCCTCCGGCTCTTCGATCTGCAGCGGTCATGCTCAGTCTGCGGCGGAGACTACCAATACGGCGCGACAGAGCTACTTCTGCCGGTCGCCTGCACGGGGCTGCTGCTGCTTGTCGTCAGGTGAGGAGCTCATCTCCTGCAGCCGCGGCTACCTGGCCGCCTTCGTCATGCTCATCCAGCATCAACACAGGTCTGACTACGACGTGGCTACGGCCTacgcagcagcggcggcgggatGGTGGCGGCGAGCTCCGACATGTTCCTCCATCCACTCTAGGACTCCACCGCCAAGCACACCAACCTCAAG GCATATGATGTGCACCCTTGGTCGCCCGGTCCGACGAACTGCTAACGAAACAACGCCCAACGTCATGAGTGTGCTCACGTTCTGCAATCAAGCAACCGCCCTTCTCCGTTCTCCTCCAGCAGCAGCAAAAG AGAGTGCAGAGGaggagcagcaacaacaacacgGGCACGGGAGAAGCAGGCGACAGGGGAGAATCACGGGAGACAGCAGAGCTCCACCAGCAGGAGCTCGAGGAGAAGCAGCAGTGGGAGCTCGGGAAGAAGCAGCAACCGGAGCTCAAGGAGAAGCAATAGGGGGAGCTCGAGGACGCGCGGGAGAGCAGTTCTGGGCGGAAGCACGGATCTTGGTGGCGGCGCATGTatgggcggcggcggcagagcagtTGGGCGGCAACGCAAGTCTGGGCGACGGGAGGGGATCGAGGCGGCGGAGGCGACGCCCCTAG